CTGGTGATTCCCACACATCAGAATGGATCAAGTCCAGTATATGTTTACTTTTGGTAGTCGTTCTAGCAAACTTCAGCCTAtgttgcttgcttgttacacaaTGCTCGCAGAAAGGTGAATCAATCTTCTTGAGCCCGGGTATGAGATTACGTTCCGCAAGAATTTGCAGTCCTCGTTCTGACATATGCCCAAGTCTACGATGCCACATTAGTACTGCTTCTTCTTGGCTTGTCGATGCAACCGTTGCGTTGGCTTCTTGCAAAGTATCTCCCATAAGCACATATAAGTTTGCCATGATTTTCTCAGCTTTCATGACTACCAAATTTCCCCTTACTGCCTTCAAGATCCTTCCTTCAATATGGATCTTACATCCGAGGTCATCTAGTTGTCCTATAGACAATAGATTCTTCTTCAAGTCTTTCACATGTCTTACTCCTTGAATTGTGCAAACAGTACCATCATACATCTTTATTTTGATTGTACCAATTCCAGCAATCTCCAATGCATGGTCATTTCCCATGAAAACAGATCCTCCTGAGATAGGCTCATAAGTGTGAAACCAGTCTCGATGTGGAGTCATGTGCCACGTTGCTCCTGAATCCATTATCCATCTAtcatgaaatttcttttcaccaTTAGAACTGATTGCTGCTTCGCTCACCAGGATTTCTCCATCTTCTTCGGCATTTGCAACACAACCTTGTGAGGTTGAAGCTTCATTTTTCCTCTTCCAGCACTCTTTCTATGTGTGCCCTTTCTTGCCACAATAGTAGCATTTGTATTTTTCTCCGCCACGCTAGATAATACTGAGTCTGCCATTGCCAGGTGCAAATTTGCGATAGCGTTGTTGTCAATTTCTTTCCACTTCTGATCCGTCATTTCTGCGGGTTTTTCTTCAATTGCATCTATGCAATTGTCTTTTCTCAGAATTGCCTTCATCTTTAATTTCCATAACGAGAAATTGTTCCCGTTAAACTTCTCTATCTCATATTTTgtcgtcattttttttttctcagaacCGGCTTATGCACTTCTCACTATGAATAGTATTGTCTACTGGAACTACACAGGTAGACCGTAAAGTAAAGCCTAAGAAgttcccaggaaagagaggtgggtCACAACGGACactcttaagtaccaagtctttccttagccagaACTTTCCCAGACTGGAAATTTTATACTAAGAGGAGAAATTACAACACTCTTAAGAATTCCTCAATTGCTTAAAAGCAAGAGAACTaaagaaggaagagaagagaatgGGATGAGGAAAGGGGAACCTTAACCTCTCTTTTCTAACCAAAGGAGGAAGTCCCTTACAATGTTTTACTAGATGTGAGACTTCTCTCCTTCACAGAagcaattatttattatgactTCGGCATGATGGGAGAGATCAAATCTTTCACCCGAGAGAGACTGCTTGAACTTTTCTATGCTATGTATGAAAAGGATGCCAAAAAGGTCTTGATTTTGTACTACCCTTggattatttaaatttacaacATTGTCTTTTACTTCTAACTAATAAGAAATCACAAGTTGCTATCAAGGAATTTGAGATTTCCAACACTTTTAGCTGATGAACTTTGCTATCCATCTTCAGAGttcttaaaacataaataatagtATACGAGAAACAATGATGCAGGTTATGCAACGCCTTATAGAGCTGGGAGCACTCCAACCTACTGGGGATCTGTCTTCAGTAAGAATGCAAACTATTTGCAGTTCAAATATTCTCATTTTTGTCTTCACTCTTGGCTTCTTAGATGATAAATTTACCTTCCAGGTGAGGAGATCTGTACAGTTTTTCCTTGACCATTTGCAAAGCCAGGCACCAGATCAGCAGCAGACCCTTTCTGCAATCGGGGAGGTTGGTCAACACTGTTACATTGCATCAGTGAATTCAGAATATTTTTGCTGTTTGTTTCACTTGATTACTACAAATTATCTGCTGAATCTTCAGTCCACAATTTATTATTCAATACTTTCTGTGTCAGGATTTATTTGCAATAGCACAAGACCAGCCATTCCGTTTTCCATCTACCTTTGCCTTTGTTCTCAGGGCTTTTTCAACACTTGAAGGTGTGCATCTTCCCAATTGGAAAATTCTCCTACAAAAAATTTGAGCATGTCCCAGTGTTTATTATTAGTTtcacattaatatataaattataatatggtAACATCATCCTTTCTGGTGAAAAAACTAACTtctttaaaatgaattaaaaggaAGTTTCAGTAAtgattctttcatttttctgaCAGGCATAGGCTACACACTCAATCCAAATTTCTCCTTTGCAAGGATTGCTGCACCCTATGCACAGGTTCAGAGTTCAGATAGTCCATGAACAATTATACTTCCCATACTGCATTAGTGCTCATACTTTCTTACCACGTTACAGGAACTTTTAGATATGAGGCAAAAGCAGATTACACCACCACAGCTTGTGGAGGAGATAAGAAAGCAAGCAGATGATGTACCACACACACCTCTTCCCTGaactttgtttgttttttttttttctatgatgTTTTTTTACATCTATTTGATGTGAAGCATGTACTTATGCCATTGTTCAATGTGATGATCCATTTGAATCTATAACTCTGGTGTAATGCTTTTAGGCTAGATCCTACACCATGTCAATGCCACATAGAGTTCAAAGAATAGAAGAGTTTACAAAGCAACTTGAAGCAGGGGATCTAAAACTTCGAGTCCGAGTTCTCGAGGTCAGATTAGAAAAATCATACCTTAAAAAACACAGATAAATTTGTTctattcatttgatattataCCTTCTTACTTTTTATcctctttttcttaaaaaaatacaaaaaatttacatttttataactattttacctttgtattatgtatcaaatgaatataaaaatgttacgTTATCATTACTCCTCAGTTTATCCATATTTTTTTGGTTGCATTATTTTTATTCAGAaccctttttttaaaattgagattAATAAGTTAATTTGGCAGTCTGAAAGAGCTGCTCGGAAAGCAACGACTTTACAAATGGCAACTATATATACCGTGTTAGGAGGAACTCTGCTAAATCTTGGTATCACTATGAGCAACCAAGGCAATGTAGCTATGGGAAATGGATCTTTCATTGCTGCAGGTTACTTTATCTTACAAAGCCTATTGTCCAATCATGTtcaaatttcttcatataactGATAGATGTAGCATTTGATTTGAATGTGCAGGTATTTTTATGACACTGTTTGTCAGATCCATGCAAAGGGTAAAGATGCTTGATAAGTTtgaaaaaatgatataataattgCTTACCAAAATATTCGATTCTTTCAGGCTTCTGTAAACTTCTTTTTCTccattttataagattgaattaaattttttttctatgataatgtttattttttattttttctttcaaatatgacaatttcataatttattttctttctttatttgacAAATTTGACTTTGATTATAATTCTCACCTGCTTTTAGTTATTTCCTTTCTCATCGTTTACTTTTTAGTGTTTGTTTCAAAGACGAACTCgaagattttaaaaatctaaatcaaatttaagaatacaattttttatttattaataaaacaatttatgtaaaaatataccATTTTTGTGCTTGGCTTTAAGTCCCTAATGTctcttttataaaaagaaaccAAGAAAGAGACATATACGGTTGGCAAATAACATTAAGTGACGgatcattaattatttgttgaCTTAAGCAACACTCCTGTTCTTTTATACTTGTTTGTTCTTACTGTATTAGGAAGTGAGATGTAGTTGCAATAACATTAAACTGAGAGTGCATTAATTCTTCATTGACTTAATGCAGAACAATATAGTATTAAGAACCtccattattatatatttttaatcaatgcATTTCAAGACACATTTTTATGTATTGTACTTTAGTTTAATATTTACAAGTACCATTGTCggattaaaaataaacaatttctaaaatcactaaaacagAAATAATTTCGAAGTAAATTCTATTTCCTGAAGAAAATATTAGCAATTCCCTGtttgtgtataattttaaatattttattaattgttgagttgaaatttatgaaaaattgtaaaatttattgagtttttattgtttctttattaattatgtCATTGGTAGAGAATATTCAtcttttataaatcatttttgtaTAGTCTCACATTTCAGAAGTCAAAAGttttaattaagtaatttgactctttaaattatttttcacttaatgaattttataaaatttatagtataaatatatttcagattaataaatactaaatttaattaatcaaagaTTTTATAGAGGAATTTTTATCAACAAACCAATCAAGGTTCTACAAGAATAAAATACAATCTCTGATatcaatttaatcaaatttatttttttttaaataaatcttatgatacaaaacaaattacatatttatcaCTATAAGTTCAATATCAAACCATTTCATCATAGTATATCAACTTACAATTCAACTtcaatcaaacaatattttactTATCAAAGATATAACATAGCTCAACTGATCGATAGATCTACTCTTTTTGTTTcaaattgtgtttttcttttctattcacAATTTATAATCAGATTCAACTTGTCAAACCACTAAAAACCAATGAAAACTCATTTATCATTCATTGATACCAACACATACAAATCACAATTTCACATATGCAATGACGCTATCAAATCAACCAAACATCACATACAATCTCTCAAATGAGCAAATTTCTCTCATTCATAAATTGCAACCACTTCAATTTCATGTACACATCAAATGCCTCAAGTTCAaatcaaatatttcataaaaacacatctataaataaatcaaaaccaTAACACATGTTCCATTTATTCAATCACAACAAAATTGTTGAATATATAGCTTTCCTTGCTTGgttcataaaatatttcttacaaACTCAACCTCACATAGGTTGTTCTACTTGCATTCAGAAAATTTTGATCAACGATCATAACATATATTATCAATTGTAATCAAACAAAGATTTAACTTCAGTTATTAAATGTTACTTGCAAGTCCGAAGACTCCACATATAACTAGGGAAGATGAATTGACTTTGTTCAAGATTTTGATGAACTAAGATTGTAAACCTCAACATTAAGAGTCTTATTTGAtctttaaatttatgaataatgaagtcaaatattaaaaaataaataaatgataaattttaaaaaaagttacaaaaataatattttttataaaacgaacttggaaatttatttatactttcaacttttattattaaaatattttagtgttaactacttttatatattttctagtttcttacgaatttaatcatatattttataattacttattttttatattaaaaaacattacttcttaaaaatataacatttataatttacaAGGTAGATTATTATTTAGTGACAGTacaattttatgatattttcaatatatgagtttaattgtttattttttgatatctactttttttattttacaattttgatTTCTGAGTTAAGTAgttaaagtaaaataagaaaaattgtattaaaataaaaaagaagtaaGTATCTTTTATTACAATATAGCCacaaaaaattctattttaaattttaaaaattagataaaatttattgagaaataaacaaaataaatatcacttctaaagaaaaaaaaagaaaaaaaatcacataaatgaCATTTAACATGCACTGCTAAAAAAGATAAGAGTcattctccctgcacctcaccACTCTCGTCCTGCATctccaaaaaaaattttaattccaACTATGCCCTTGCCACAGTCAACGAGGAGAGAGAAGAATATTAtggatttttaaaaagtttagtaAAACTTTAACTCCTCTTCTGCCGCATCTCACAGTGAAACCCTACACCTACACCCCCTCCTTCCTCCCTCTTTTTCTCTCCGTCCTCCGTATCTTGTCTCTGCCATCCCACGCTGCGTTGCTCGCGTTCCTCCGTTGTTTTCCTCACAGATCTGAGCTGCCGTCCAGGTTAGTAACTTGCATCTACTATATTtgtttgttgtaatctgtgctTGGTTCGGTTCGTGGTTCGTGTTCGAAGCTCGCTGGAGGTGCACGTCCGCAGTTAGAAGTGCGGAAAGGGATCAGAACCGCATTTCGATATGCGGCAAGGAGAAACGCAGTTCGATCTGCGATAAGCACAAACCGCAGTTCGATCTGCGGCACACATATACAACCGCGTTTCGATCTGCGGAAGCGGATAACCGAAGCTGGTGAGGCACAGAACCGCATTTCGATCTACGACAAGGAGAAACGTAGTTCGATCTGCGGATAACCGGATTTCAAATGACGTTTTGAaacttagtttttttaattaaatatctctCTATTAATAATATGTATGTGATCTCCAGTATAGAGCATAATCCatgaacaaaaaatttaaaataaaaaatcataacacaaaacaagaaatttaaataaaaaataataacataataaaaaaacataaaaaaaaagataaaaaaacatgtaaaaaaaatcattgcaggaatataactaaaaaatcattaaataaaaaaaacatgcatgaaataaagaaaaaaaaaataaaacaaaaaaagcatgcatgaaataaaaaaaataaagaaaagaaaaataaaacaaaagcatGCATGAAATATCATAAACCGCACTTAAGTGCggctacaaaataaaaaacgcacttcgaagtgcggtcACTGCTTTCCGCACCTCGAAGTGCGGTTACGAGATTCGTGTACCTGTCTTCTTCCTCTCGTCGAACGTCAGAGTGTCTTCTTCCTCTCGCTGTCACAGTAGATGTCCAAATCTCCCAACAAACCCAACACTACCACCACCAGATAATCTTAACCACCAACTCAATCCAATTCAATACACAGCAAAGAActgaagaaaaataacaatgCTTGCTACAGTGAATTGCTATAGTGAAAAACGAAGAACATGGCGCACCTGAGGGTTtatacccaaaaaatatttttgtggttGGCAGTTAGGAAAATGGTTGggggttaaaaaaaataaattcattaattacgTTTTGACTTCGAGTGATTCTTCCTACACCTCACTGCCTTCATCCTGCACCCCCAATTTTACTTCTTTACCCTTCATTAACAAAAAGTCAAAAATTAAtaccgcacttcgaagtgcgtttccTAGTGGTCGCATTTCGAAGTgcgttttaattaattgtttcctaaccgcacttcgaagtgcgtttcctattttaattaattgtttcctaaccgcactttgaagtgcgttttaattaattgttgcactttaaatccaaaataatatttaacattacatataataattattatttaattcaataaacaatttaataattatttcaatttcataaaaaattaaaaaacttaaataaaattaaatacataataaataatatattaagaaaataataatatgttgaaaaataacaaattcaacaaaatttaacaaacaaataaaataattcaaaatatattaaaacaaaacattttatttaacaactaacataaaaaattaaatttattatactaacctaataaaaataaaacctaataaaataaatatatactaacctaataaaaaaattaaaaaactaaacccCAAAAATctaacgcacttcgaagtgcggtttGTCTCAGCCGCAGATCGAAATGCGGTGGGATCTCCGTGCTTTACGCATTTTGAACTGCGGTGGGTGGGTTTGTGCTTTCCATAGATCGAAGCGATTTGTTTTTGCAGTTTGAAATGCTGTGTGAAAGACGAAGGATatcattgaaattaaaatatgttttggagATACAGGACGAAGACGGTGAGGTGTAGAGAGAATCActctttaactttttattaaatgaagaaCAAAGAAGTAAATTTAGAGTTACAGGAtaaagtgaatgaggtgtaagaAGAAtcactaaaaaataattgtaatatcTCCATCATCACTCTACTAGAAAAGAGGGACAAATACATGAAAAGGTAGTTAACAGTTAGGTGGGTGGCTGAAGTAACGTGCATTTCCTCAGGCATTGGGTGCTACGCCACCGTTTCATTGGTAGAGTTATTTCATTAAACTGcactttaaaatcatatttttttttatcaagtctgatataaatatatatttattctatataaaatttaataattttataaatgtataaattcaGACAAGACATTTGGCTTAATAATAACttgtacaaaattatttaataatagcTCCTACAATCGCATTATTTATAACATTTCTTAATGGtgagaaatataaattatagtaAGGAAATAATACTTTTATGCTTTAAATAAGCATAGATGTGGATATCTTTTTAAGTTGTAGCATTTTTAGAAACAGTTttcaatcaaattattattagaaattattcttaaatgaattatttctactaaatatatttcttaattttaatttcactcTTAATCTAATTAAAAACTAGTTCAAAAATTTCCTTTGTTACTCgttttaaatttaacttcaaTAGACAACTTCATATTGTAATTCTTACTTATTCATACTCAAACTCACtgtcttaaattaaatattttttattctacatcttatctatttttaattaccttatgtgttttttttcacttcattatttatattttcctttcttCCTATACCAAATTGACTATTTTTAATAAGTAATAGTGCTCATCACcgtgatttttcattttttaagtatttttttatttgtgtttatattcacaatatgaaaatttttatcCGGAGAGTAGCGTTTgtgttaaaaattcaaaaaagccatttaatgtttttttttaaagtgaagtatagtaataataatgtagttgataaagaaaaaaacaataattcatTAATCAATACTTTAAAGATATTACGAGACCGGGgattaatagaaaattaattattttcaaaaccagaaactaaattataatttgtttgtcatcattaaaaaattgttaatggGTCATTAGTTATTCTATTTTAAAGGTACCTATAAAAGATTATCTAATGATAATTAGTGTATGATTGATGGATTaacaattaatgtaataatatatattatgtgtatgtatgtataagtcaaattttatatttttatatataatagttatgatgaacattttatctttatgtagatctataacaatataattatatattaattaatattaagaggttgatttgttattattattattaacttaattatacTATAATTGTTGGTCATGATTATTATGTAATCAAACGATTATATTGTTCGATAAAGATGATTATCAAGGATTATATAAGAAATCAATCTATGATGAATGATTTAAATGAGTTGATGAAACAAGTTTTGCTTAAAGTGGTCAGTCTTAgatataagtttataaaaattaatttggaaAAGCTTAActtattatcaattaaaaagaaatcatcTAAGCCAAGTCTATTACTATccataaaatattgattaagaTCAATgtagataataaaaaatcaatcattcaatTAAACCTCGTATAAACCCACAAGGAAGGAGGAAAAAATGAgtcattcatttaaaaaatattttatcctatAGTCAAATTAAGTTTCCACCGTGGAAAGAAGACATGTGAAGCTTTCTATCTGTACCATGCCCTCCATCCACATCTATGTAACATGCATGCATCTTTTTTAAACTAAatcgttttttatttatattataaataaatttgatcaaattttacatattttctattaagtcgagatatattaatttgaataagattatgtgttttaaaaataaattgtttaatattttggtATGTGGACTAAGGTTGCATGTGTGTCCTTTTACggaaattaaaaaagtaataagtGTGCATTGCATGGGTcgcattttaaattttatatgcaaTAACAGTCTTTAATTTATCAAACTCTCCACTTAAATCATTCTTGAACACCAAATtaccttaaattaattatttttaataaaccaTTATTGTAATGTCTTTGTTTCATGTTACAAATTAATtacttacaaaaataaagagtatcaaaatcaattttttctaTCTTGCATTTTCGCACACCCTAATCATcataatattaacaatatattACCTCGGTTTGTAACATCGCAACATAATCAACCTTAACACACTCTTAATaacttttcatattattaatctAATAATAATGGTTTTTAAATGTATCTCACtaataatgaatttgagttaataataataataacaataacaataataataataattattattataattattgctTACTACCTAACACACATTTGGATTAAAGTTGAACTTGTTGAATGAGAATGTTAAGAAGATAAGAGCGATTGGGTTGTGCTTGGCCTTGTCCAGTAACACGTTAAGCAATAGTATGCATTGAAAGGCGCGTGTAACTCGTGGCGTCTTCCACCACACCATATATAAGTTCACGCATCACCCATTTTCATTCGCTCTTCACTCCTCTTTCGTCTTCTCACTGCTCCTTCCACCAAACAACAAACACATAGCTAACAAAGGTATATTCCAAACTTTCTTTCCTCAATTTTCTTCAGATCCATTTGATGCATGCATCAGCTTTTATCTGTTTCTTCATCGTTTATTTTTTACTCCTGATTCTCTCCTAGATCTCCATTTCCCCCTTGCTTCTCTCATCGTCatctttcatttcatattatttgCTTGCATACGTAAACAACGAACGAGGAGCAGTCGTACAATCTCGCTCTGCTTTTTCGTATTTTCCAATTTCCGAATGTTTAACT
This sequence is a window from Vigna angularis cultivar LongXiaoDou No.4 chromosome 2, ASM1680809v1, whole genome shotgun sequence. Protein-coding genes within it:
- the LOC108323595 gene encoding protein ACTIVITY OF BC1 COMPLEX KINASE 7, chloroplastic-like, encoding MNSGDTYLYVHRAIMHNGEKVVVKVQRPGLKKLFDIDLKNLKLIAEYFQRNEAFRGPLRDWIGIYEECATILYQEIDYINEGKNADRFRRDFRNIKWVRIPLVYWDYTALKVLTMEYVPSIKIDQVDTLTSRGYDRLRISSRATEAYLIQILRTGFFHADPYPGNLAIDVDESIIYYDFGMMGEIKSFTRERLLELFYAMYEKDAKKVMQRLIELGALQPTGDLSSVRRSVQFFLDHLQSQAPDQQQTLSAIGEDLFAIAQDQPFRFPSTFAFVLRAFSTLEGIGYTLNPNFSFARIAAPYAQELLDMRQKQITPPQLVEEIRKQADDARSYTMSMPHRVQRIEEFTKQLEAGDLKLRVRVLESERAARKATTLQMATIYTVLGGTLLNLGITMSNQGNVAMGNGSFIAAGIFMTLFVRSMQRVKMLDKFEKMI